A single window of Candidatus Thermoplasmatota archaeon DNA harbors:
- a CDS encoding oligosaccharyl transferase, archaeosortase A system-associated — MEARVRATEKDDKTPVAGALATAAATLRRPLVVLALELAFLGVLAWLMFDWRMEPFARMVPGTGDVFYVGTDPYYHWRQVLATVAHFPSALVYDPFTQFPLGTTSGQFGTLFDQIAAALAILWGGGQATPESIAVVTVSLPAAMGALTVVPTYYVAKRVAGVPAAVIAAVVLALLPGEFFARSVAGYFDHHVAEVLFSTAAVLGFVVAVDAAARSKLTLVEFVRGGWRLEWPSTLAMLAGGVAMAAYLLVWPAGILFVALLLAYVFLQLLVDHARGRASEDLAIASLAYFLVPFLVTLPRVETWAGVSSGEYTILQPLACAVAAAFAPGLLLLRDRVAFRERWHFPTATLGCGVLLLGLAQLHADLAGNFATGLRWLFSWAFPQVQNLLTIAEVQAASWDYMSGFYGWPLSVAIFVGLPAALVGAALGRRYHLLLFLWGFVMVSAGFSQIRWNYYTAVTVALLLGLAVVAIAQTVGWLQGQLSGPAQRRTSERRARSRKSAASDARPAASAAMLTLAVAALLGAGIVIPAYATQPMLACNSPEYDEWFRTARPRFVSPWLLGCRFSPGDEVLWTVELAWLAQATPPLGIELSDLHGRPQGPFRYKEGDYGVLAWWDYGHWIQVLSKRPPVANPFQQNAPLASRFFTAQSEASAQAVLDDYVRAAGQDPARNPIRYVMIDDEIAAGKFGAIAVWAQVNNPGSACPQGGTAERWFPDCSRDYVLPPDLRERYGAFDTYVREYGLPTPGPRYEQSMLARLYAHDATGLSHYRLVREHGGFTLMGTTLAFHGDGQFEIEGHQLHRILHITDHERMRQDLRDITPPGLDPLNLRTGNAFVAMNQERTRLGYDMHVASRLKTFEHVPGARLQGTAEGHAGETVHAALVLESLDTGRRFLYQHQTTVRADGTFELVVPYSTRDVVPPSEGGTATRIVAAQDQCALRCNYFVYVGSPEFAPKSACLDVPDRAVLRGERIELALAPDGCA; from the coding sequence ATGGAAGCGCGCGTCCGCGCGACGGAGAAGGACGACAAGACGCCCGTCGCCGGAGCGCTTGCGACCGCGGCCGCGACCCTGCGACGCCCGCTTGTCGTGCTCGCGCTTGAGCTTGCCTTCCTCGGCGTTCTCGCGTGGCTCATGTTCGATTGGCGCATGGAGCCCTTCGCGCGCATGGTTCCCGGGACAGGCGACGTCTTCTACGTCGGGACCGACCCGTACTACCACTGGCGGCAGGTCCTCGCGACCGTCGCCCACTTCCCCTCGGCCCTCGTCTACGATCCCTTCACGCAGTTCCCTTTGGGCACGACCTCGGGCCAGTTCGGCACGCTCTTTGACCAGATCGCCGCCGCGCTTGCGATCCTCTGGGGCGGGGGGCAGGCGACGCCCGAGTCCATCGCGGTCGTAACCGTGTCGCTTCCGGCCGCGATGGGCGCGCTCACCGTCGTTCCCACGTACTACGTGGCCAAGCGCGTGGCGGGCGTTCCCGCCGCCGTGATCGCGGCCGTCGTCCTCGCGCTGCTTCCCGGCGAGTTCTTCGCGCGAAGCGTGGCCGGCTACTTCGACCACCACGTGGCCGAGGTCCTCTTCTCGACGGCGGCGGTCCTCGGCTTTGTCGTGGCCGTGGACGCGGCCGCGCGCTCGAAGCTCACGCTCGTCGAGTTCGTGCGCGGCGGCTGGCGGCTCGAGTGGCCCTCGACGCTTGCCATGCTGGCAGGCGGCGTGGCCATGGCGGCCTATCTTCTCGTGTGGCCCGCCGGCATCCTCTTCGTGGCGCTCCTTCTCGCGTACGTCTTCCTGCAGCTTCTCGTCGACCACGCGCGCGGGCGCGCCAGCGAGGACCTCGCGATCGCAAGCCTCGCGTACTTCCTCGTCCCGTTCCTCGTCACGCTGCCTCGCGTCGAGACGTGGGCTGGCGTGTCGAGCGGCGAGTACACGATCCTCCAACCGCTTGCGTGCGCGGTGGCCGCGGCCTTTGCGCCAGGGCTTCTCCTGCTGCGCGACCGCGTGGCGTTCCGCGAGCGCTGGCACTTCCCCACGGCGACCTTGGGCTGCGGCGTCTTGCTCCTTGGCTTGGCGCAGCTGCACGCCGACCTCGCGGGCAACTTCGCAACGGGCCTGCGTTGGCTTTTCTCGTGGGCCTTCCCGCAGGTGCAGAACCTCCTCACGATCGCCGAGGTGCAGGCGGCCTCCTGGGACTACATGAGCGGGTTCTACGGGTGGCCGTTGTCCGTGGCCATCTTCGTCGGCCTTCCGGCCGCGCTCGTGGGCGCTGCGCTGGGCAGGCGCTACCACCTCCTCCTGTTCCTTTGGGGCTTTGTCATGGTCTCCGCCGGCTTCTCGCAGATCCGGTGGAACTACTACACGGCCGTGACGGTCGCGCTCCTGCTGGGGCTTGCGGTCGTGGCGATCGCGCAGACCGTGGGCTGGCTGCAGGGTCAACTCTCGGGCCCCGCGCAGCGCCGCACGTCCGAGCGTCGGGCGCGCTCCAGGAAATCGGCCGCCTCCGACGCGAGGCCCGCCGCCAGCGCCGCCATGCTCACGCTTGCCGTCGCGGCGCTGCTTGGCGCTGGCATCGTGATTCCCGCCTACGCGACGCAGCCGATGCTCGCGTGCAACTCGCCCGAGTACGACGAGTGGTTCCGCACCGCGCGGCCGCGTTTCGTCTCGCCGTGGCTTCTGGGCTGCCGCTTCTCGCCCGGCGACGAGGTCCTATGGACGGTCGAGCTTGCCTGGCTTGCGCAGGCGACGCCGCCGCTTGGCATCGAGCTTTCCGACCTCCACGGGCGTCCGCAAGGCCCCTTTCGGTACAAGGAGGGCGACTACGGCGTGCTTGCCTGGTGGGACTACGGGCACTGGATCCAGGTCCTAAGCAAGCGCCCGCCCGTGGCCAATCCCTTCCAGCAGAATGCGCCCCTGGCTTCGCGCTTCTTCACCGCGCAGAGCGAGGCGAGCGCGCAGGCCGTCCTCGACGACTACGTCCGCGCCGCGGGACAGGACCCCGCGCGCAACCCCATCCGCTACGTCATGATCGACGACGAGATCGCCGCGGGGAAGTTCGGCGCGATTGCAGTGTGGGCGCAAGTCAACAACCCGGGCTCCGCGTGCCCGCAGGGCGGGACGGCCGAGCGGTGGTTCCCGGATTGCAGCCGCGACTACGTCCTGCCGCCCGACCTCAGGGAACGGTATGGCGCCTTCGACACGTACGTGCGCGAGTACGGCCTGCCCACGCCGGGGCCGCGGTACGAGCAGTCCATGCTCGCGCGCCTGTACGCGCACGACGCGACGGGCCTCTCCCATTACCGGCTCGTCCGCGAGCACGGCGGCTTCACGCTCATGGGCACGACGCTTGCCTTCCATGGCGATGGGCAGTTCGAGATCGAAGGCCACCAGCTGCACCGCATCCTCCACATCACGGACCACGAGAGGATGCGACAGGACCTTCGCGACATCACGCCGCCCGGGCTCGACCCGCTCAACCTCCGGACCGGCAACGCGTTTGTGGCGATGAACCAAGAACGGACTCGGCTCGGGTACGACATGCACGTCGCCAGCCGCCTCAAGACGTTCGAGCACGTGCCCGGCGCCCGCCTGCAGGGAACGGCCGAAGGCCACGCCGGGGAGACCGTCCACGCCGCGCTCGTGCTCGAGTCGCTCGACACGGGCAGGCGCTTCCTGTACCAGCAC
- a CDS encoding FAD-dependent oxidoreductase, which yields MSEKFDAIVVGAGLAGSAAAYQMASDGLSVLLVEKGKTPGSKNVSGGRMYTHALEKLVPNWHEEAPFERVVTREAVTFLTPSDAVHLEYDSARLAKERNSINVLRAKFDPWFASKAEQKGALLANETRVDDLWIEDGRCRGIVTGGDRFESDVTVLAEGANWMLTERAGFRESPPNPEILAVGAKMVLELGEEEMDRRFGLGPGEGVAEVLVGSFTRGVEGGGFLYTNKSSVSLGVVTPTKPGMQLGQARKTPIFEMMEDLRTHPYLARKLAGATVAEYSSHLIPEKGLKAVPKRLVKGGLVLAGDCAGFVLNMGLSFRGMDFAIESGRLAGVAAREAKEAKDFSASQLASYERALAKSFVIKDLKRFKRAGDFLSTPRLYTTYPEMAADLFHEIYHVRGEQQKPSRIARKVVLRHASPFALLRDALGGARAL from the coding sequence ATGTCGGAGAAGTTCGACGCCATCGTGGTCGGCGCGGGACTGGCGGGAAGCGCCGCGGCGTACCAGATGGCAAGCGACGGCCTGTCCGTCCTTCTCGTCGAGAAGGGGAAGACGCCCGGCAGCAAGAACGTCTCGGGCGGCCGCATGTACACGCACGCGCTCGAGAAGCTCGTTCCCAACTGGCACGAGGAGGCGCCCTTCGAGCGCGTCGTCACGCGCGAGGCCGTGACGTTCCTCACGCCCTCCGACGCCGTGCACCTCGAGTACGATTCAGCACGGTTGGCCAAGGAGCGCAACAGCATCAACGTCCTGCGCGCGAAGTTCGACCCGTGGTTTGCGTCGAAGGCCGAGCAGAAGGGCGCCCTCCTTGCCAACGAGACGCGCGTGGACGACCTGTGGATCGAGGACGGCCGCTGCCGCGGCATCGTGACGGGCGGCGACCGGTTCGAGAGCGACGTCACCGTGCTTGCCGAGGGAGCGAACTGGATGCTCACCGAGCGCGCGGGCTTCCGCGAGTCGCCCCCCAACCCCGAGATCCTCGCGGTGGGCGCAAAGATGGTGCTCGAGCTTGGCGAGGAGGAGATGGACCGGCGCTTTGGCCTTGGCCCCGGCGAGGGCGTGGCCGAAGTGCTCGTGGGCAGCTTCACGCGCGGCGTCGAAGGCGGGGGCTTCCTGTACACGAACAAGTCGAGCGTGAGCCTCGGCGTCGTGACACCCACGAAACCCGGCATGCAGCTTGGGCAGGCGCGCAAGACGCCCATCTTCGAGATGATGGAGGACCTGCGCACGCACCCATACCTTGCGCGAAAGCTCGCGGGCGCCACCGTGGCCGAGTACAGCTCGCACCTCATCCCGGAGAAGGGCCTGAAGGCCGTCCCCAAGCGCCTCGTCAAGGGCGGCCTCGTCTTGGCGGGCGATTGCGCGGGCTTCGTGCTCAACATGGGCCTCTCCTTCCGGGGCATGGACTTTGCCATCGAATCCGGGCGCCTGGCCGGCGTGGCGGCCCGCGAGGCCAAGGAGGCCAAGGACTTCTCCGCCTCGCAGCTTGCAAGCTACGAGCGCGCGCTTGCGAAGTCGTTTGTCATCAAGGACCTGAAGCGCTTCAAGCGCGCCGGCGACTTCCTCTCGACGCCCCGGCTGTACACGACCTACCCCGAAATGGCAGCCGACCTCTTCCACGAGATCTATCACGTGCGCGGCGAGCAGCAGAAGCCAAGCCGCATCGCGCGCAAGGTCGTGCTCCGCCACGCCTCGCCGTTTGCGCTCCTGCGCGACGCCTTGGGAGGTGCGCGCGCGCTATGA
- a CDS encoding ferredoxin family protein, which yields MSATNERLRAWMRRSEVMEKVGATVFEYDNKPHILVDYTKCATCVDKPCIPMCPPSCYTLEEGKKLVFNSEGCFECGTCRVVCPAGGNGAVSWHYPNGGRGVRFREG from the coding sequence ATGAGCGCGACAAACGAGCGCCTGCGCGCGTGGATGCGCCGCAGCGAGGTCATGGAGAAGGTCGGCGCGACCGTCTTCGAGTACGACAACAAGCCGCACATCCTCGTCGACTACACGAAGTGCGCAACGTGCGTCGACAAGCCGTGCATTCCCATGTGCCCGCCCTCCTGCTACACGCTGGAGGAGGGAAAGAAGCTCGTCTTCAACAGCGAGGGGTGCTTCGAGTGCGGCACGTGCCGCGTCGTGTGCCCCGCCGGCGGAAACGGCGCCGTGTCGTGGCACTATCCAAACGGTGGGCGGGGCGTCAGGTTTCGGGAAGGCTAG
- a CDS encoding helix-turn-helix domain-containing protein — MRAGIVLSFALAFLALPVAAQTTVVVDEEVEVLIDAPPGVEPVEHRVVVGRDALPVHEIALEPSSVVPDELEAAAPREAARAVDDAFSSWDDAANRASQSPRTLPVVACEAWNLAAPECGTIRGSQLSQGVRYERHVFSYRTTILDARPYPGCHPFDDNEDFEPTRNAKRQARDKANKTPLAQPCTLVILPPSLCEGDPLRKEGDWTWHRDHHLQKAEEQGGYCVEVSIELWPLANLLSILERWDVALPPLPLRDDLARAAEQPFSARLPREHVPSRLVVARPHVDSVRVALEEVSVRAGTIAPDGDTLAPPHGALPSAAFAASKSFDDVAGSVDTRNLLAAAPVAQTAARAGPTAAEAAPGAQIARVPATAGAPPLAGALPLALLGLAVAVPAWLLYRRVHRDRALAHPVRAAVFEEIRRRPGVTPGEVAAVLGVHYTTGEHHVRILADLGLLEVKRAGRTLHCFENHGTHGRVDKAVRIAVRTPAVAALLAAVARRPGLCPAEAARAAGVARSTGKQHVDRLAAAGLLRVERVGARVALRVPAEVVDPLCSALGRTPSLPET, encoded by the coding sequence GTGCGGGCGGGAATCGTTCTAAGCTTCGCGTTGGCGTTTCTGGCCCTGCCGGTCGCCGCGCAGACCACGGTCGTCGTCGACGAGGAGGTCGAGGTATTGATCGATGCGCCCCCCGGCGTGGAGCCCGTGGAGCACCGCGTGGTCGTCGGCCGCGACGCGTTGCCCGTGCACGAGATCGCCCTCGAGCCCTCGTCCGTCGTGCCAGACGAGCTCGAGGCGGCGGCGCCGCGCGAGGCTGCACGCGCCGTGGACGACGCGTTTTCCTCGTGGGACGACGCCGCAAACCGCGCCTCGCAGTCGCCCCGAACCCTGCCCGTGGTCGCGTGCGAGGCTTGGAACCTTGCCGCGCCCGAATGCGGCACGATCCGCGGAAGCCAGCTTTCGCAAGGCGTTCGATACGAACGCCACGTCTTCTCGTACCGCACGACGATCCTCGACGCGCGACCCTACCCCGGCTGCCATCCCTTCGACGACAACGAGGACTTCGAGCCGACGCGGAACGCCAAGCGTCAGGCGCGCGACAAGGCGAACAAGACGCCGCTTGCGCAGCCCTGCACGCTTGTGATCCTCCCACCGTCCCTCTGCGAGGGCGACCCGCTGCGCAAGGAAGGCGATTGGACCTGGCATCGCGACCACCACCTCCAGAAGGCCGAGGAGCAAGGCGGATACTGCGTCGAGGTGTCGATCGAGCTTTGGCCCTTGGCGAACCTGCTGTCCATCCTCGAACGGTGGGACGTCGCGCTGCCCCCGCTTCCGCTTCGCGACGACCTCGCGCGCGCGGCCGAGCAGCCGTTCTCCGCGCGCCTGCCGCGCGAGCACGTTCCTTCGCGCCTCGTTGTGGCGCGGCCGCACGTGGACTCGGTCCGCGTGGCCCTCGAAGAGGTGAGCGTCCGCGCAGGCACGATCGCGCCCGATGGGGACACGCTCGCGCCCCCGCACGGCGCCCTGCCCAGCGCCGCGTTCGCGGCGTCGAAGTCCTTCGACGACGTAGCAGGCTCCGTTGACACCCGAAACCTCTTGGCCGCCGCGCCCGTGGCACAAACGGCCGCGCGCGCCGGCCCGACTGCGGCCGAGGCTGCGCCGGGCGCGCAGATCGCCCGCGTGCCTGCCACTGCAGGCGCCCCGCCTCTGGCGGGCGCCTTGCCGCTTGCCCTGCTCGGCTTGGCGGTTGCCGTTCCCGCGTGGCTCCTGTACCGCCGCGTGCACCGCGACCGAGCGCTTGCGCACCCGGTCCGCGCGGCGGTCTTCGAGGAGATCCGGCGCCGGCCCGGCGTCACGCCCGGCGAGGTGGCCGCCGTCCTTGGCGTCCACTACACGACCGGCGAGCACCACGTCCGGATCCTCGCCGACCTGGGGCTCCTCGAGGTCAAGCGGGCCGGGCGCACGCTGCACTGCTTCGAGAACCACGGCACGCACGGCCGCGTCGACAAGGCGGTCCGCATCGCCGTGCGCACCCCCGCCGTCGCCGCTCTCCTTGCGGCCGTCGCGCGCCGACCCGGCCTTTGCCCGGCGGAGGCCGCCCGTGCGGCCGGCGTCGCGCGCTCCACCGGAAAGCAGCACGTGGACCGACTGGCAGCGGCCGGTCTCCTGCGCGTCGAGCGCGTGGGCGCGCGCGTGGCCCTTCGGGTCCCCGCGGAGGTCGTCGATCCGCTGTGTTCTGCGCTTGGGCGGACTCCTAGCCTTCCCGAAACCTGA
- a CDS encoding acyl-CoA dehydrogenase family protein: protein MDFRITEEQEAVRRMAREFVDKEVRPFVNDWEEVGEIPDAVVRRMGELGLLGAPIPERYGGSGLDALTYAMITEEMGRGCSSLRTTLSVNTSLCGMTLLRHGTEEQRTKWLPKLSTGEKRGAWALSEPSAGSDAAGLQTTATKKGDRWVLNGRKLWISDGDRADVVVIYARDPTVQDRHKAIGAWLVEKDMPGFKAGSVWAKNKLGLRASRTAELVLDNCEVGPEHAIVPPGKGWDCAMDILNGGRLSVAAGAVGIAQAALEASLDYCKQRRAFNRPIGHFQLVKEMIAEMAVDVEAGRNLVYKAAWLKANDQPHRLAVSMAKLFTAKMAMRVTENAVQIYGGIGYTTDVPVERYFRDAKICGIYEGTNQIQQIIIADELLGL from the coding sequence ATGGACTTCCGCATCACCGAGGAGCAGGAGGCCGTCCGGAGGATGGCCCGCGAGTTCGTGGACAAGGAGGTCCGGCCCTTCGTCAACGACTGGGAGGAGGTCGGGGAGATTCCCGACGCGGTCGTCCGGCGCATGGGCGAACTGGGCCTCCTCGGCGCCCCCATTCCCGAACGGTACGGCGGCTCGGGGCTCGACGCGCTCACGTACGCCATGATCACGGAGGAGATGGGCCGCGGCTGCTCGTCGCTTCGGACCACGCTGTCCGTCAACACGAGCCTTTGCGGCATGACGCTCTTGCGCCACGGCACCGAGGAGCAGCGCACGAAGTGGCTTCCCAAGCTTTCCACGGGAGAAAAGCGCGGCGCGTGGGCCCTCTCGGAGCCCTCGGCCGGAAGCGACGCGGCCGGACTCCAGACCACGGCCACGAAAAAGGGCGACCGGTGGGTCCTCAATGGCCGCAAGCTTTGGATCTCCGACGGCGACCGCGCCGACGTGGTCGTGATCTACGCCCGTGACCCCACGGTCCAGGATCGCCACAAGGCCATCGGCGCGTGGCTCGTCGAGAAGGACATGCCAGGCTTCAAGGCAGGATCCGTCTGGGCCAAGAACAAGCTGGGCCTTCGCGCAAGCCGCACGGCCGAGCTTGTCCTCGACAACTGCGAGGTCGGCCCGGAGCACGCGATCGTGCCCCCCGGTAAGGGGTGGGACTGCGCCATGGACATCTTGAACGGCGGGCGACTGTCGGTGGCCGCCGGCGCGGTGGGGATCGCGCAGGCCGCGCTGGAGGCGAGCCTCGACTATTGCAAGCAGCGCCGCGCGTTCAACCGCCCCATCGGGCACTTCCAGCTCGTGAAGGAGATGATCGCCGAGATGGCCGTGGACGTCGAAGCCGGACGCAACCTCGTCTACAAGGCCGCGTGGCTCAAGGCCAACGACCAGCCGCACCGGCTTGCGGTCTCCATGGCCAAGCTCTTCACGGCGAAGATGGCCATGCGTGTGACGGAAAACGCCGTCCAGATCTACGGCGGGATCGGGTATACGACGGACGTCCCCGTCGAGCGCTACTTCCGCGACGCGAAGATCTGCGGCATCTACGAAGGGACAAACCAGATCCAGCAGATCATCATTGCCGACGAGCTGCTTGGGCTCTGA
- a CDS encoding PQQ-binding-like beta-propeller repeat protein: MRSAAPLAIVLGLLAWSVPAAPSLACDERSLLPGAGCHAWERTEPGGRAVGVAASPDGASFYTLAWLYVADGVRGSLDYVTVAYDAATGAERWRARFDGGGTEWPHAILASRDGLRVYVTGQSGNPQGRYDAATVAYDARTGETLWTLRHGDVESAGRGIAESPDGATVYVTGSTRLGPSAILVAAHDAQRGDPRWTARYSGFGSGTSVAVSQDGSTVVATGWRMPDGGNPFEQTDGIALAINASDGRIRWVDNLTSPPAARHNILLRAAVDDVSGLALATGAVKSAGTGYDAFTVAYDLQTGVRVWSDALDLAGGHEDALALALSNGTLVVAGNTGGAGRDGFSSCASPADFLTVAYEAATGARRWVATYDGPGGKEDCAFDVVASGDGKVYVAGLGIGLGTCARTFTYPCPVAGYGALALAYDLATGAASWMRRYEAPGYGVSDAAYALALSPDGARLVLAGITSSALVGDGSLYASPVFVRQPSVCAVVWASFCWEEPRECPSAAAPACGGDDPCRGVLRQACAPVTGPSWHAWTAAYATESSTPQPS, from the coding sequence ATGCGATCCGCGGCTCCGCTTGCGATCGTGCTTGGTCTCCTTGCGTGGTCCGTTCCAGCCGCGCCGTCGCTCGCCTGCGACGAACGCTCGCTCCTCCCCGGCGCCGGCTGCCACGCGTGGGAGCGGACGGAGCCCGGTGGCAGGGCCGTTGGCGTCGCCGCTTCGCCCGATGGGGCGTCGTTCTACACGCTTGCCTGGCTGTACGTCGCCGACGGCGTTCGCGGCTCGCTCGACTACGTCACCGTCGCGTACGATGCGGCCACGGGAGCCGAGCGGTGGCGCGCGCGATTCGACGGCGGAGGCACGGAATGGCCGCACGCCATCCTCGCCTCGCGCGACGGCCTGCGCGTCTACGTGACGGGGCAGAGCGGCAACCCGCAAGGCCGCTACGACGCCGCGACGGTCGCCTACGACGCGCGCACGGGCGAAACGCTTTGGACGCTTCGGCACGGGGACGTCGAGTCGGCCGGACGGGGAATCGCCGAGAGCCCCGACGGGGCCACGGTGTACGTGACGGGAAGCACGCGCTTGGGCCCTTCGGCGATCCTCGTCGCCGCCCACGACGCGCAGCGCGGGGATCCGCGCTGGACCGCGCGCTACTCCGGCTTTGGCTCTGGCACCTCCGTCGCGGTCTCGCAGGACGGCTCCACCGTCGTCGCGACGGGTTGGCGCATGCCCGACGGGGGAAACCCGTTCGAACAGACGGACGGGATCGCGCTTGCGATCAACGCCTCCGACGGCCGCATCCGATGGGTGGACAACCTCACGAGCCCGCCTGCCGCGCGGCACAACATCCTCTTGCGCGCGGCCGTCGACGACGTTTCCGGCCTCGCGCTTGCGACCGGCGCCGTGAAGAGCGCGGGGACGGGCTACGACGCGTTCACGGTCGCCTACGACCTGCAAACGGGCGTCCGCGTGTGGTCCGACGCGCTTGATCTGGCAGGCGGACACGAAGACGCGCTCGCGCTTGCGTTGTCGAACGGGACGCTCGTCGTCGCCGGCAACACGGGCGGTGCCGGCCGCGACGGATTCTCGTCGTGCGCATCGCCGGCGGACTTCCTCACGGTCGCCTACGAGGCCGCCACGGGCGCGCGACGGTGGGTTGCGACCTACGACGGGCCCGGCGGGAAGGAGGATTGCGCATTCGACGTGGTCGCCTCCGGCGACGGAAAGGTCTACGTGGCCGGCCTTGGAATCGGGCTTGGAACGTGCGCCCGCACGTTCACCTACCCGTGCCCCGTCGCTGGCTACGGGGCGCTTGCGCTCGCCTACGACCTCGCCACGGGCGCCGCGTCGTGGATGCGACGCTACGAAGCGCCCGGCTACGGCGTTTCGGACGCCGCCTACGCGCTGGCGCTGTCGCCCGACGGGGCGCGCCTTGTCCTGGCGGGCATCACGTCGTCGGCGCTTGTCGGAGACGGATCCCTCTACGCAAGCCCAGTCTTCGTGCGACAGCCCTCCGTCTGCGCGGTCGTGTGGGCCTCCTTCTGTTGGGAAGAGCCCCGAGAGTGCCCGTCTGCCGCGGCGCCGGCGTGCGGGGGCGACGACCCGTGCCGCGGCGTGCTGCGGCAAGCGTGCGCGCCTGTTACGGGCCCGTCTTGGCACGCGTGGACGGCCGCGTACGCGACCGAGTCCTCCACGCCGCAACCCTCTTAA